The genomic stretch TGGAGCCAACTCCCTTCCCCCATTGGGCACAACTCCTGCCCATTGTGTGTTGTGGAAACCCACGTCATGGAGATTTGTGCTGTTTGTTAGTAGTTCTTGTGGTTCTTGTTAGTGGTTCAGAAAGAACCATTGACTTTTCCTGGTGCCTGCACTACAGGAGTTGGTgctcacctcccccccctccaacagTCCCAGGCTTCATCTGTTTTTTCACCACTGACTCATTGGTAGCTTTCTCAAGGCAAACAACCACTGCTTCAGAAAATTCAGAAGAGATGAATTCATGTTAACCTCAGTACACAACTGAGGCCAGGGCATGTTTTCTCAATTAGAGCTACTTAAACACTCTTGATCCTGAGAGGCATTCAGTCTTGTGCAAGAATCCAAGAGCTGGATGTAAGTCTTCTGAGTCAAAACTGCCTAAGCTGGTTTAGTCCCAAGAGGGACTCCAGCATCCAATCTCATGAAGTGTGAACCTTCTGTATCAAAGCTATTTGAACAGGCCCCATCCTATATTCAATTGATTGGAGTCCTGCTGGATTTTACACACTGTCCTGCCTATCTCCTGGAATTGGAGAGTTGGACCTTGTATTATGATAGACTGTAACTGTCCTCAAACCAGGTGATAGGGAAATAAGGGAGTGAGagacaaggaaggaagggagtAAATACTGTTCTGTGTTTAAAACTTGGATACAGTTGTGAATAAGGATTGAGAGGATAAGCCAAAGGTCATGTGGAAAAGTTCTCAGGAGGAACTTGAAGAAatggggagagaggtggaatTATGTACATGTTTAGAGATGCACATGTTgggggcagcaagggaggagTCCTAGTTGGAGCAGCAGACTTCTGGTTGGCTGAGAGTTGGATGAGGACTGGAATCAAGGGACATAATGAGAAGGCAAGATATGAAACAAAGCCATGGGTGGTTTCAGTAGTGAAGGCAATGAGTTTTTCCTTTGTATTAGCGATTTGGTGATGGGGAGACAATATACTGAATGTTAAGAGTTAGTGGTTCAGCTTTGCACATAAGCCTGCAAATGTtgatgcacatgcacacagatgTACTGCCCTGCTTGCCCTCATACCTTACTCATTTGTGGCACATATTtgctggaagaaagaaaaagtctTAACTTCTTACCTGTTTGCAagtacttttttgtttgttttcccagAGAGAATTATTTGTTGTTTTAGAGGATCAGGAAAGTGGCTGTTTAATCCAGCTATTATCTAAATATCTTTATTTAGGTACTTTAAGAAGAACATGAGAGATCACATTGCCTGAAGCCACAATGTAATATTGCTTAAAAGTTCTATGTGCCTGATTCCCAAGAACTGCCTTCTCTCATTTGAGCCCGCCTGAGAGCTTGGGTCatctgaaaaggccctgctttgAGTTCTTCCACCACTGGAAATGCAGAGGGAAGTGACACCACAGACAGGGTCTTCTGTGTGttggccagggccagcccaagatctcctgacccCCAAGGCAGCATGCGAaatcctgcccccccacccaaagatgtgccagcctctgctcctcccagtctccagtgttctaactcagcactgtcctcccctccacatttcctcttgctctctgttcgcctcttccttttccagtccatggattggaaggagaagggggcaatggaggcaagtagcaGGCAGAGATGAGTGCCTCCCACtaatctgctgctgcttcagctggTCTTATGGATGGGTCAGGCCTGGTGGCGGCACCAGGGTTTGGAAATTGTGCCACCTTGTCCCTTCTTTATTAGTTTATAGACACTGTgtgaaaactttttttatttcagaGGTTGTGTAGTAGGCCTTGCGCATATCTGATATGCCTTTTAtatgcctgtctactgagaaTTTAACTTCATGCATCTAATGAAGTCTACAAAAGCTTATGCTCAgtgcttttttgtgaaaaaaatggtgcaggaactcacaacttgttaatcttttatttatttatttatttttaaaccattttttattggagaaataaaaatttttttatgtgcttcccccctaaagatgaacttacttctgagtagacatgcataggattgggctgtcaatctccacatccccttccccctagctactttttctacacatggggaaaaatactgtacaggtgcacttgtagcgtgtagtatgtagtgtggcactacttcgaggagaggaagcagtgaatggattccgaaaaatggcttatgtgagttccatgtagtaaaattactctaagcaactgtgggagtaagaacaaaaaaggaattcttacatgaaaGGGGTCCTtaagtgcacatagaaacagctacttttgcaaacaagcgattaaatatggtttaattcaggtatcagaatactctgtgtctttgggaaggcgcttggcatgcaattgtatgttctctgctgccctgagcagctgctttgcattgctggagaggagctgcaaacgctggctggcagagggcatgcttgtgggggaaggacgaggaagatctctggcaaggctggacagcatgttgtgcACGCGTAGAATcacttttcacctgcccttagcatgtgaaaacgggtgcagatctctgccaggattaagagcccaatcctaggtatgtctactctgaagtaagtctcgttctagtcaatggagcttattcccaggaaagtgcctatgattgcagcctaagagcccaatcctatgcatgtctactcagaagtccactttagtgaatggggcttactgtggataggatggcagccttagagtccaatcctgtgcctgtctactctgcctctgttttgctccccccctggaatgcctccgaaggggaggggcccttgcaaaaaggtgccggaactccgtccccccgcgttccattagaaaaaaagccctgcttatgCTAAATTTAAATTGGTTTGGTTTTAAGGTGCTGCAAGaatctttgttgtgtttgctgcaaTCAATTAACacaatttccccccattttttacAGTTTGGGACTCTGGTACCTAAAGGACCATCTGCACACACATGAATCTGCCCAAGTTAAGGTAATCTTCTGAGTTCCTTCTGCTGGTTTCCGGCAACTTTGAGGGTAGGTGGGTGACAGCTGGAGAAAGTGTCTTTTTTGTTGTGGTATCCTGTTTGTGATAAGTGCCCTGCATGGAAACTTGTTGTCTGGCACCACATTGTATGTCTTTCTGTTACCAGACAAAGACCTTACTTGGTCAGGCCTTTCATAATATCTTTTCGACATATTCAGTGTTGCTGCTGGTTTGTGGGGCATTTTTTAGCTACTCTACTGCTTTTAATAAGCAGTTTAGTAAAATTTAGTACAATTGGCTGGGCTAATTGTAAGATGCTCTGGAAGTTGTGAAACTGAAGGATAGGTTATCACCACATGTTTTAAACACATTGAAGTGCAATCAACAATATTTTATAGATTCAGTCtttttatatacttttttttatccacggattagACTCAACAGTGatggccactgcagataagaTGGACCTGtcgatccctgaagaagggggaaaaacacgTCCCCCTTCTAAAAACCGCTTTTCTAGTAAACAGTCAAGGAGTCAGGTGATCACAACTGCTATTTCAGCTCACTCTGAGAAAAATAACCTCCTCCGTTTGCCCTGGCCTACCAAAGAATGGAATGCAAGTGTGGAATGTCAGACCCTTTCGCATGTCACTGCCAACCTAGGCTCAAAAGTCCGTGGAATGTACAAGAGAGCCTTTCTTCCAAATCTGATTTGATGGTAGCAAATGGAAGGAGATGGTCCTTATGTATCTTGGTCTGAACTTTTgcaagttttcacaattttagccagtagtggtgtccccCACCCCTCAAGTGCATCACCTGCTTTCTGCACCCagcgcacccccctagtgatgccagttgTTAAGCAGCACCTTGAGCCATGTCTAGAAACAAACTAGTAACTAGTGCAGCATGATAATAAAGTCTTGCATCAGTCAGAAGCCAGACAACAGCCTCGTGTACCAGTTGATGTTTCTGAGAGGTCTTTGGGGCAGCGTCATGGTGACTGAGGCATGAACCGCTATTGCCAGGTCTGTCTGAGGCAGAAACAGACACCATTGCTGCACCAACCGAAGCCAGGCAAAGGTATTCTGGGGTCACAGCTGCCCTGGACAACCAGGAACAAGGCTGGGGGACCTCTTGTACCCAAAcagtgaacctgctccttcaaaggGAGTGCAGCCCCACATGGAACAGGCTGACACACTGTTAGAGAGCCAGCAGATCTTCTGACCAAGAGAATCTTGGTCTTGTCAGGATGTTGTTTTAGTTATCCATCCCTTTGCTTGACTGATGCTTTCATGGGTTGATGtcgtttttttttttctcaattcaGCTTTTAGGCTAGGCTTTGCACAACTGTTATCCTACTAAATTGAATAAAGCTCACTAGTCGTGTATAGCGGCCTGCCAGATGCTAGACAACCCCTCTCTTTGtataaagcagcagcaggaagcttATTGAGTCCCTCATAGGCCTCTGTATGTGACTGAAAAGCTGCAGGGCTACAGTATTGCTTTGGTAGCCAGACTGAAATGTTCAAGAGTAAAACACTGAGAGGGGCAAAGCCATTTTGGCTTAATGCAACAGCAGCAACTCCCTGAAAAATctaaatgtttcttttcttttcttaacaCAGGTGGCAGATGCAAATGTTAAGAAGCTGCTGCTCGTTCTTTTATCCTTCAGGCTGCAAGTTACTGTCTTAGATAGTTGCACTATGAAAATGTTGCCAATAGAATAGAGGTTGAGAAATTACCATGCGTTGACATTGTACCAGAAGCCATTATAGTAAAGCAAGCATCCAGGAAAGCCCAAAAGTAGTGGTATTGGTTCCAGTGTGGTCTTTTCACTAAAACAGAATGGCAAGTAAGCGAAAATCCACCACGCCCTGCATGGTCCTAACAAGTGAACCTGATCCAGACCTAGAAGTGGTATCTGATGTCGAAGAAGGACCACCCGTGATTACACCAGCAGGAAGCATCTCGAGTGACGAGGACTCTGGAGAATTTGTGGACTCAGACAATCAGCAGAATAAGAAAGTTGAAGGTGGCTATGAATGCAAATACTGCACATTTCAGACTCCAGATCTCAATATGTTTACTTTTCATGTGGATTCGGAGCACCCCAATGTCGTACTAAGTTCTTCCTATGTCTGCCTTGAATGCAAGTTTGTTACCAAAAGATACGATGCTCTTTCGGAACATAATATAAAATACCACCCTGGGGAGGAGAACTTTAAGTTGACCATGGTGAAGCGTAATAACCAGACAATCTTTGAGCAAACAGTCAACGATCTTACTTTTGATGGGAGCTTTACGCAAGAGGAGAAGGCCAAAGAACTGGAGGCTTCTGAAGTTCCCTCATCAGGTGGCATCTCAATTAGCAAAACCCCTATTATGAAAATGATGAAAAACAAGAATGAAACAAAGCGAATTGCTGTCTTCCACAGCACGGCAGAGGATGGTcctgcagaagagaaaaatactGAAAGTGACCCTGACTGTGAGGAAATAACAGAAAAACCAGCCGCCGCAGACCCCAACACAACCAGTACGTTGCCTGCGGAAACAGTTAGCACAGTTGTGAATTCTACAGCAGTGATTCAGCCTACTCAAGTGATAACAAGCATAGCTTCCCCGCAGAACTCTAACTTGGTTTCTAAGGTCTTGATCCCTATCAATAGCATTCCGACCTACAACACAGCTTTGGATAATAGTTCCCTCTTACTTAATACTTACAACAAGTTCCCTTATCCAACGGTGTCAGAAATTGCACTTCTTGCCACTCAAGCTAAATACACAGAGGAGCAGATCAAAATCTGGTTCTCTGCCCAGCGTCTGAAACACGGGGTCAGCTGGACACCAGAGGAAGTAGAAGAAGCCAGGAGAAAGCAGTTCAACGGCACTGTACATACCGTCCCTCAAACCATTACAGTTATTCCAGCACACATTTCAGCAGCTAGCAATGGTTTGCCTTCCATCCTGCAGACATGCCAAATAGTTGGCCAGCCAGGACTAGTTCTTACACAGGTTGCAGGCGCTGGCTCGCTTCCAGTGACGGCCCCAATAGCTTTGACTGTGGCAGGAGTCCCAAATCAAACCCAGCTGCAAAAAGGACAGGTCCAGGCCACTCAGCCTGTTACTGAAACCAAGCAAGTGGCTGCTGTCCCAGCCCCTCAGCTTACCAAATCGGAAGTGGTGGTAGCAGCTGCCGATACGGTTGGAGTCCGTGCAAAAAAGACAAAGGAGCAGCTGACGGAATTAAAGATCAGCTACCTTAAAAATCACTTCCCTCATGATTTGGAGATAGTCAGGCTCATGAAAGCAACGGGGCTGACTAAAGGGGAGATTAAAAAGTGGTTCAGTGACACCAGGTACAACCAGAGAAACTCAAAGCATAACCATTACAATCATCTCAGCAACGACTCCTGTACTATTGTTATTGATTCAAGTGATGAAACAAATGAGCCCCCAACAATGGTCCCACTGCAGCAGAAATCATCATGGAATGCCTCTGATCTCAGTCCCCAGAAAGTCAAAGAAAAGACAGCTGAGCAACTTCAAGTTCTCCAAGATAGTTTCCACAATAATCCTGTCCTTACAGAGGACGAGCTGAATCGGATAAGGTCAGAAACCAAGCTAACCGGGCGAGAGATTGATACTTGGTTTGCAGAACAGAAGAAATCCACTGGCCTTCAAGATGAAGGTGAGGAGTTAAACGAAAGTAATACCACCAGCTCAAAGGAAGCGTCAGCAGAGACATCtgggggagaaggagcaggagcaCAAAAAGCGGTAAAACTGGCTAAAAAGACACCAGAACAGTTACATATGCTCAAAATGTCATTTGTTCGGACTCAGTGGCCATCAGCGGAAGAGTATGACAAGCTGGCAGAGGAAACTGGGCTTCCTCGACCGGAGATTGTTGGTTGGTTTGGAGATACTCGTTATGCCTGGAAAAATGGAGGCTTGAAATGGTACTACTACTATCAAGGGGCCAATGCAAATAGTATGAATGGTCAAAGCTATTccagaaggagggggagaggaagatcaaagggaagaggaagaggaaggcctCGCGGACGACCAAGAGCAAACAGAAGGATTAAACACTGGGACAGAGCCCCAGTCATCAAATTTAAAACTGGAAAAGCAATTCTTAAGGATTATTACCTGAAACACAAGTTTCTTAATGAACAGGACCTTGATGAGCTGGTTGCCAAATCACACATGGGATATGAACAAGTCAGGGAGTGGTTTGGGGATAGACAAAGAAGAGCTGACCTGGGCCTTGAGTtgtttgaggaggaggaggaagaagaggagctcCTGGATTACcaggatgatgaagatgatgatgatgatgaagataatGAAGAAGAAACAGATGACAGTGACAATTGGGAACCTCCTCGACATGTTAGGCGTAAATTCTCAAAATCAGACTGACATGTAAGTTTTGGGGTTGTGGGAACATAACTTTTGCTGTGCAGTGGCCATTGATTGATGCTGGCCCTCCGTTCTAGTGATCACCTGCTTAGAAATCACTCCACTTTGGAAGGGGGAATGATAGCTAGCTCATATAGCAAATAGCTGTTTTCGCCTTGGTTAGCATAGATGGAAAAGCAACTCCAAAGTTTGGGAATTACAAAGCCCACCCCAAATTCAGCTCCCTTTCACATTTTTGCTGATAGAAGGAGTTTATATTGAATTGCCTTATGTTTGATTCCAAAATCTTTTAAggatacaggtttttttttattgcagGAGAAAAATTTCTGCAAAATGAGGGCAAAAATACAGTATTCCTACTGTACAACTGTTTCAGTTTTCTTCCCTTCCTAGCATAAGAGGAGGAAAATGAGATGGGTTTGGGGGTAAAAGATATGAATGAAAAGAACAAGCAACAAGTGGGGATTGCTTgaagtttttttcttttaggaCAATAAGAGAAAGAAATATCTGTTACATATGGAGCCCGTGTGCTAGGTTTACAGAAGTCATGTTGAAGGTCTGTCTTCAAGGAGTTGAGGCTGAAGTGTGTTTTTTATATGAAATCTAAACGGTGTATATCCTGTTTCAATACTAGAAACAATGAATGCAGCAAACACCAAAATTTTTTAATTGTGCATTCCTTTAGAAGCTGCAGTGTAAGGGTTGCTTCTGTACATCAAGTCTCTCAGAATTCTGTGTAGCATGTTTCTTTAATGAAAGACAACACATATTTGAAACCATGATGGCcactttcttcaacctgtggaAGACAGATGCTCTCTGGGTTTGATATCTCCTTCTCTTCCACATATCAAGCAAGAACATCTGGTTAGTACCCCTCCTGTCCTACAAGAATTGCCTGCCAGCTTGACATGGTCTCTAGAGCTTGTTGAAGTGGCATTGCCAGACCAGCTTCAGCCACGTTGCACAGTTGGAAACCTGGCAGTTTCCAGCTTGACATTTCATTTTGTGATGGATGGGCACTTGCCAGATTACAAGAGGTGGCGTGTATTTCTGCCCTGGCTTAAGGATGGAGGGGCCTTTGGAGATATGATCATAGCTTAGtagtagagcacatactttgcaaaCAGCAAATTGCAGATTAAAACATTTGTATCTCCACATAGGGCTGAGAAATACCCTTCTCTGAAGCCTGATTGGAAAGCCAATGCCAGGCCAAATGGATCGTACTGAGCAGGACAAatttgacttggtataaggctGCTTCATGCATTGATTAGAATTGTGATGGGAGTTGGATGGGGCCTGCAGGTTACCAGTTTGCTGTCCCTGGTTTAGAAGAGCCAAATTGTAAAGTTTTGTCAGGATAAGACTCGTATCAAGAAGTGTATGAAGCTTTGCTAAGTAAATTTAAGACAAGCTCAGCTGGCTATAGGTGCTGTGGGTGTGTCGCTCTGTGAATAGTAACATTGAGCAGGTAGAAAGAGTTGGATCAAGACCATTGCACTTTGCATGGTGCTTTAAAGCAGAATAGAGcacaaatataagaacataagaacaaccccactggatcaggccataggcccgtctagtccagcttcctctatctcacagcggcccaccaaatgccccagggagcacaccagataacctgcatcctggtgccctcccttgcatctgacatagcccatttctaaaatgaggaggttgcacatacacatcatggcttgtaacccataatagatttttcctccagaaacttgtccaatccccttttaaaggcatccaggccagatgcggtcaccacatcctgtggcaaggagttccacagaccaaccacacactgagtaaagaaatattttcttttgtcctaacgctcccaacactcaattttagtggctgtcccctggttctggtgttatgtgagagtgtaaagagcatctctctatccactttatccttcccatgcataattttgtatatctcaatcatgtcccccctcaggcatctcttttctaggctgaagaggcccaaacgccatagcctttcctcataaggaaggtgccccagcccagcaatcatcttagttgccctcttgcaccttttccatttccactatatcctttttgagatgcggtgaccagaactggacacaatactccaggtgtggccttaccatagatttgtacaacggcattataatattagctgttataTTCTCAATACCCCGAGAGCAGTCATTTTTaatattctcaataccttttctaattatcccaagcatagaattggccttcttcactgccgctgcacattgggtcgacactttcatcaacctgtccaccaccaccccaagatctctctcctgatctgtcacagacagctcagaacccattagcctatatgtgaagttttgattttttgccccaatatgcatgactttacacttacttacattgaaacgcacctgccattttgctgcccattctgccactttggagagatccttctggagctcctcacaatcacttctggtcttcaccacttggaaaagtttggtgttgtctgcaaacttagccacttcactgctcaaccctgtctccaggtcatttatgaagaggttgaagagcacccaggacagatccttggggcacaccgcttttcacctctctccgttgtgaaaattgcccattgacacccactctctgcttcctggtcttcaagcaggtctcaatccaggagaggacctgccctctgattccctgactgtggagtttttttagtagcctttggtgagggaccatgtcgaacgccttctgaaagtccagatatataatgtccatgggttctcccacatccacatgcttgttgactttttcaaagaattctaaaaggtttgtgaggcaagacttacccttacagaagccatgctgattctccctcattctcttgttcgtctgtgttttgagattctttctttgatgaggcattccaccatcttaccaggtatagatattaggctgactagcctatagtttcccgggtcccccctctttccctctttaaagatcggcatgacatttgctgtcctctgGCActatcagcaacttcattcttcaattccttaataactcttgggtagatgccatcagggcctggagTTAGTGTTTGTGGTCTATCCTTGCAGTTCAGTTTTGACATGGCCCTGAAAAGCTATGCTCTGAGTGGGAAGCAGTGGCCCAATCCAGGCTCTTAGCAACCAAAAAGGCAAGAAGTTGTCAGGGCGCCAACAGCCTAAAGCCTTCCTCCTGCCTTAGGAACTTGGATTTGAAATAGATGTCTAAACTGAAGGGAAAgagcatctagagcaggggtgtccaaacattttggcaggagggccacatcatctctctgacactgtgtcgggggccgggggggaaattaatttacatttcaaatttgaataaatttacataaacgaatatgttacgagatggcacttatatgaacgaatgaaggtctttcaataactcaaggcctataaaaagccttgcacaaagcaaggccagcctttcctttgctgccgctgctgcatcacagatgtgaaacagcaagcagtggaaggaggacttgtcccacagttcacacagGAGGTCGAACCATGGGCCGTCACgcttagagcagttgcatcaggccagtgagggctccacaagtctccgtagggccagaggctcattgaagtc from Tiliqua scincoides isolate rTilSci1 chromosome 4, rTilSci1.hap2, whole genome shotgun sequence encodes the following:
- the ZHX1 gene encoding zinc fingers and homeoboxes protein 1 — translated: MASKRKSTTPCMVLTSEPDPDLEVVSDVEEGPPVITPAGSISSDEDSGEFVDSDNQQNKKVEGGYECKYCTFQTPDLNMFTFHVDSEHPNVVLSSSYVCLECKFVTKRYDALSEHNIKYHPGEENFKLTMVKRNNQTIFEQTVNDLTFDGSFTQEEKAKELEASEVPSSGGISISKTPIMKMMKNKNETKRIAVFHSTAEDGPAEEKNTESDPDCEEITEKPAAADPNTTSTLPAETVSTVVNSTAVIQPTQVITSIASPQNSNLVSKVLIPINSIPTYNTALDNSSLLLNTYNKFPYPTVSEIALLATQAKYTEEQIKIWFSAQRLKHGVSWTPEEVEEARRKQFNGTVHTVPQTITVIPAHISAASNGLPSILQTCQIVGQPGLVLTQVAGAGSLPVTAPIALTVAGVPNQTQLQKGQVQATQPVTETKQVAAVPAPQLTKSEVVVAAADTVGVRAKKTKEQLTELKISYLKNHFPHDLEIVRLMKATGLTKGEIKKWFSDTRYNQRNSKHNHYNHLSNDSCTIVIDSSDETNEPPTMVPLQQKSSWNASDLSPQKVKEKTAEQLQVLQDSFHNNPVLTEDELNRIRSETKLTGREIDTWFAEQKKSTGLQDEGEELNESNTTSSKEASAETSGGEGAGAQKAVKLAKKTPEQLHMLKMSFVRTQWPSAEEYDKLAEETGLPRPEIVGWFGDTRYAWKNGGLKWYYYYQGANANSMNGQSYSRRRGRGRSKGRGRGRPRGRPRANRRIKHWDRAPVIKFKTGKAILKDYYLKHKFLNEQDLDELVAKSHMGYEQVREWFGDRQRRADLGLELFEEEEEEEELLDYQDDEDDDDDEDNEEETDDSDNWEPPRHVRRKFSKSD